A portion of the Caldilineales bacterium genome contains these proteins:
- a CDS encoding uroporphyrinogen decarboxylase family protein, which produces MTLSSRQRVLTAFSHQEPDRTPCWLGASPEWKQLARDYLGLADDEALLHYLGDDFRRVFSKYAGPDERSPDKMLSPEATWRSPFDIERHGYGYGMPLVSPLKNATLAEVHAFPWPDPEWMDVSHIRDEARQYEHEYAILGGEWSPFWHDAIDLLDFDGLIYQMYDDPEVVDAVMMYTSEYYLAVSRRIFEAVGDAIDIFFIGNDFGAQTGPMLSPPLFRRFVLPHLQKFADLGHEFGKRVVLHTDGSLRPLLPDMIAIGLDGIQSVQPYCTGMALDGLKRDFGHDLTFMGCVDTQALIETTAEGARQLTLRTLETMMPGGGFIASPSHDYLLPETPVENVIVMYETIRECGEYR; this is translated from the coding sequence ATGACACTCAGTTCTCGCCAGCGCGTGCTGACGGCGTTTTCGCACCAGGAACCGGATCGGACGCCCTGCTGGCTGGGCGCTTCGCCGGAATGGAAGCAATTGGCGCGCGACTACCTGGGCCTGGCCGACGACGAGGCCCTGCTGCACTACCTGGGCGATGACTTCCGCCGGGTGTTCAGCAAGTATGCCGGGCCGGACGAACGCAGCCCGGACAAGATGCTATCGCCCGAGGCCACCTGGCGCTCGCCCTTCGACATCGAACGACACGGCTATGGCTATGGCATGCCCCTGGTCAGTCCCTTGAAGAACGCCACCCTGGCCGAGGTCCACGCCTTCCCCTGGCCCGACCCGGAGTGGATGGACGTCTCGCACATCCGCGACGAGGCGCGGCAATACGAACACGAGTACGCCATCCTCGGCGGCGAATGGTCGCCCTTCTGGCACGATGCCATCGACCTGCTCGATTTCGACGGCCTCATCTACCAGATGTACGACGACCCGGAGGTGGTGGATGCGGTGATGATGTACACGTCCGAGTATTACCTAGCCGTCAGCAGGCGGATTTTCGAGGCCGTGGGCGACGCCATCGACATCTTTTTCATCGGCAACGACTTCGGCGCCCAGACCGGGCCGATGCTCAGCCCCCCGCTTTTCCGCCGCTTCGTCCTCCCACATCTGCAGAAATTCGCCGATCTCGGCCATGAATTTGGCAAGCGGGTGGTGCTGCACACCGACGGCTCGCTCCGCCCCCTCCTGCCCGACATGATCGCCATCGGTCTCGATGGCATCCAATCGGTGCAACCCTATTGCACCGGCATGGCGCTGGACGGCCTCAAGCGGGACTTTGGCCACGACCTGACCTTCATGGGCTGCGTCGATACCCAGGCCCTGATCGAGACCACGGCCGAGGGCGCCCGCCAGCTCACCCTGCGCACCCTGGAGACGATGATGCCCGGCGGCGGCTTCATCGCCTCGCCCAGCCACGATTACCTGCTCCCCGAAACCCCGGTCGAAAACGTCATCGTCATGTACGAGACGATCCGGGAGTGTGGGGAATATCGGTGA
- a CDS encoding L-rhamnose mutarotase, with translation MKRYGQVIGVKPERLEEYKRYHAAVWPEILDMIRQCNIVNYSIYYKEVAPGMPLLFAFFEYIGDDFDADMAKMAADPMTQKWWDVMMPMQAPVPLRADGEWWANMEEVFHTD, from the coding sequence ATGAAACGCTACGGTCAAGTCATCGGCGTCAAACCAGAACGATTGGAGGAATACAAACGGTATCATGCTGCCGTCTGGCCGGAGATTTTGGATATGATCCGGCAGTGCAATATCGTCAATTACTCGATCTATTACAAAGAGGTAGCTCCAGGAATGCCGCTGCTTTTCGCCTTCTTCGAATATATTGGCGATGATTTTGACGCCGACATGGCCAAGATGGCTGCCGATCCCATGACGCAAAAGTGGTGGGATGTGATGATGCCCATGCAAGCGCCGGTGCCCTTGCGCGCAGATGGCGAATGGTGGGCGAATATGGAAGAAGTCTTCCATACAGATTGA